In Rahnella variigena, one DNA window encodes the following:
- a CDS encoding ribonuclease domain-containing protein, with the protein MKAFNWLRSRKLMMAAAVILGLSGVAGHVVAKSTYNQGTIVAGTDEQSVVSYLRQNHRLPDNYITKKKAREAGWDARSGNLCDVLPGKAIGGDRFSNREGRLPSANKRVWREADINYRCGRRGADRVLFASDGLIYVSKDHYQNFVRVE; encoded by the coding sequence ATGAAGGCATTTAACTGGCTGCGTTCGCGCAAACTGATGATGGCAGCTGCGGTCATTCTCGGGCTGTCTGGTGTTGCCGGGCATGTTGTCGCGAAATCGACATACAACCAGGGCACAATTGTGGCGGGCACTGATGAGCAATCCGTGGTGAGTTATTTGCGCCAGAATCACAGACTGCCTGACAATTACATCACCAAGAAAAAGGCGCGTGAAGCGGGCTGGGATGCGCGTTCCGGCAACCTGTGTGATGTGTTGCCGGGCAAAGCCATTGGCGGCGACCGGTTTTCAAACCGTGAAGGTCGTCTGCCATCGGCCAACAAACGGGTATGGCGCGAGGCAGATATCAACTATCGCTGCGGGCGTCGCGGGGCAGACCGCGTGCTGTTTGCCAGCGACGGGCTGATTTACGTCAGTAAAGACCATTATCAGAACTTCGTTCGGGTGGAGTAA
- a CDS encoding barstar family protein, translated as MNKVSFDFNHIPDLPAFYAEFVRQFGLTDSFGANLDALWDEVTGGIALPVEIDFINLNASRKRRFGALILLFEEAEEELEGDLRLNLLEKPAVKAKG; from the coding sequence ATGAATAAAGTGAGCTTCGATTTTAATCACATCCCGGATTTACCCGCATTCTACGCCGAGTTTGTCCGTCAGTTTGGTCTGACCGACAGCTTCGGTGCGAATCTGGATGCACTCTGGGATGAGGTAACAGGCGGGATTGCGCTGCCGGTTGAGATAGATTTCATCAATCTGAATGCCAGCCGCAAGCGGCGTTTCGGCGCACTGATTTTGCTGTTTGAAGAGGCCGAAGAGGAGCTGGAAGGGGATCTGCGGCTGAATCTGCTGGAGAAACCGGCAGTAAAGGCTAAAGGCTGA
- the yjgA gene encoding ribosome biogenesis factor YjgA yields MTKKIDDWHDDVPETNENEDEEEIIWVSKSEIKRDAEALKDLGAEMVELGKNSLDKLPLDDDLRAAIDLAQKIKKEGRRRQLQLIGKMLRSRDVEPIQTALDKLKNRHNQQVSLFHKLEMLRDRLVEEGDDAIPPVLELYPEADRQQLRALIRNAQKEKAANKPPKSYRQIFQYLRELAEGQD; encoded by the coding sequence ATGACAAAGAAAATTGACGACTGGCACGATGACGTTCCCGAAACCAACGAGAACGAAGATGAAGAAGAAATCATCTGGGTCAGTAAAAGTGAAATCAAACGTGACGCCGAGGCGCTGAAAGATCTCGGTGCAGAAATGGTTGAGCTGGGTAAAAACTCGCTGGACAAACTGCCGCTGGATGACGATCTGCGCGCTGCGATCGACTTAGCGCAGAAGATCAAGAAAGAAGGCCGCCGCCGTCAGCTTCAGCTGATCGGTAAAATGCTGCGTTCCCGCGATGTCGAGCCAATCCAGACTGCACTGGATAAGCTGAAAAACCGTCACAACCAGCAGGTTTCGCTGTTCCATAAACTGGAAATGCTGCGTGACCGTCTGGTTGAAGAAGGTGATGATGCAATCCCGCCGGTGCTGGAACTGTATCCGGAAGCTGACCGCCAGCAACTACGTGCGCTGATCCGCAACGCACAGAAAGAGAAAGCCGCTAATAAGCCGCCGAAATCTTACCGCCAGATCTTCCAGTATCTGCGCGAACTGGCTGAAGGTCAGGACTAA